GGTACTGTCTCCTGTTGTGATTACCTCTCAGATTTCataagtttcaactttcaaCTTTCAACTCTGCTCATCTTAATGTACTAGGTATGGAAGGAGGCCCAGTTTTTGGTCAAGATGGCTCTCTTGTTGGTATTCTAAACAGACCTTTAAGGCAAGCTGGGGGTGCTGAAATTCAGGTAATTATAACTTTTCCCGTTGACATTTATACCCTGAGATCGTAAGAAATAAAACCACCATTTGATTACAGGTAATCGTTCCTTTGAAAGCAATAGAAGGTGCTTGCAATGGCTTGTTTAAGTTAGTGCCTATAAATGCAGAGAGAGTTTGTGATACAATGGCAACTACAGCGAACTGTTTAAATTGTAGAGCTTCTCCTAATTCAATTGAGAAGCAGCCTGTAAGCTGTGGCTCTTTACCATTGATAGTGGAGCAAGCAATGACTTCTGTTTGTCTAATCACCTTAAAAAACGGAGTATGGGCGTCTGGTATTCTGCTTAACAAGCAAGGTCTGATACTCACAAATGCTCACTTGCTGGAGCCATGGAGATTTGGCAGATCTAATATCCAAAGTGGACTTGATGAAACCAGAAAAAATAATTGTACGCTATCAGAGGATCCAAATCCAACAAGACTTGCAAGGGAGCAGAAGAGTGCAGTTACGCAGTTGAATTCTATGCAATTTCTAAACTGTCTGCGTAAAAGCCGTGGACTTAATTCAACGTACCAAGCTAATAGCGAAATAAGTGTCCGCGTAGATTTTATGGACTCATGGCGTTGGTGCAATGCAAAAGTGATACATATTTCTAAAGGACCCTTGGACATCTCCTTGCTTCAGCTTGGGTCTGTTCCGGATCAGGTACGCCCAATCAGTGTAGACCTTGCTTACCCATCTCCAGGATCAAAGGCATTTGTTATTGGACATGGATTGCTTGGGCCACGATGTGGTAAGGACACCTATTATTATTTTGAGTTTATTTTGACTCATGAATTCTGAATCCTTGATTGTGTTGTGAATGCATGATGTGTTTGAAAcatgtttttctatttttatttaggtTCATTTATGTCATAATGTGTGCTGCTATGTGCTAGCTAtccattgatttattttatctGACCCTTTGATTGTTTTTCACTTGTAGTTTCATGTGCTAACATAAGTTATATAGGATTTTAGcgattttctttattatctcATTTGGAAGTTCCTTTTGTTTGATGTTTTATGTCATTCTGAATCTTTTTTTTTCCGTTGTGGAGAGAATGTGAGAGAGAAAAGATGGGGGGATGTTCTATGTTCATTTCTCAGGGTTATGTTTGTACGTCTTGCACCCTATGATATGTTAAATTTGATTATCATTTTGCATATCTAAACAGAAGTTTTGCTACTTCCTTTTCTTCCTAAAGTTATCTTCATTATTTTTGGGTAAAATGGTGTTCTTGATGCATATGATCTATCAAGGTTCCCGCTGTTTTTTCTGCATTGTCATGAGAAACTCCCATCTTATGCATGATTTGAAACACTCTCTTTCCAGATTTATTACCAACTATCTCATCTGGTGTGGTTGCAAAAGTTGTGAAAGCAAAGAAACCTGTGCCCCACCTATACACTTCACAGGAAAGTTCTGCAGAAGAAGTCCCAGTGATGCTGGAGACGACAGCTGCGGTACATCCTGGTGCTAGTGGTGGTGCCGTAGTCAATTCATCGGGTTGTATGATTGCCCTTGTGACAAGGTATGACAAGCAGTAAACTATATAATCTGAAGACGAGTCTAGCTTTAATAGCATCGCTAAATCTAAGAATTCTAGgcacaaatatataaaatatgaagaTGAATCATTTAGTATTTACAATATAATGATGGATATCTTTTACATTTGTGCTTATGTTTGGCTCAAATTCTAAACATTGCCTACTTAACAACATATACATAACGGTAAACTTAAATAATTGTGTATTGGTGCTGAGTAATTGACTACTTGATGTTTTCTCTGCACTATAACATGCATGTTTCCTTTTACCTTGTTTTAAGAGCTGCTAATTCTTGTTAACTGTGGGTTTAATGGAGTTAAATCAAACTTCTATTTGTTGGTTGATTCTTCATTATACTGAATTTATTGTGCTTGATGTTTCGCATGTAATACACTAGTACCTCAAGTTCAAATACATGTTTTTGAATGCATTTGTATGATGATCCCGTAATTATCTTGTATTGGATTCGGGTCTTTGATGATCTAATACATCTGCATACAGCAATGCAAAGCATGGTGGAGGAACAGTAATACCACACATGAATTTCAGCATTCCATCTGCGGCCCTGAAACCTGTTTTCATATTCGCTAAAGGTAATTCACATTTACAGATGGCCTGTTAATGCGTTGAGATTTGATATTCTCCTCATCGGTCTCGTGGTAATTTTGGATGCTTCCCAACTATATTCTGTATGGACACTAATAATTAGCCTACACTAGTGTCCTATATTTTTCCTTATCTCGCATTCAGAAGAGAAGTGAGGTTGTCTCCCAAAAGGGTCCTCTTTTTCCTCGTTCCAGTATGTCCCAACATTCTAATATTAGGGCTTGGCAACTCTGCTTTTACTCGGGTTCTTCAAAGTGTTTCAAATTCCCTCGATCTTGACAGTTGACACCTTCATTTTTTACCAAAACAAGGAAAGTTTTCATGTCATAGCCAAGTCTTAGTATGCTAACAGCTAAGAGTCATTTTTATCAACCAAAGAGGCGTTGGAAGACAATTGTACTAGTAGGTTTACACGACAACATTGATACTTGTGAATTATCTTTTTTACTAATCTCACTGGCTGATAGCGTTGCTGATTCGTCCCTTTCCGCAGACATGAAGAATATCTCAATCTTACATCAACTGGATAGACCGAACAAGGACCTTACATCTGTGTGGGCAATGATGCCACCGATATCACCTGATCTAGACCCCTCTTCGCAAGGTGTAGACAACTTGCGTGGAAAAGAGGAGAAAGAAAACAAGGGATCGCAATTCACCAAATTTATTAATGAGCGAAAGGACTTGTTCAGGAAATCAAGTGATCTTAATACACCACAAGATCTTTCTCGTGATACTATACCCAGCAAGTTATGACAGTTCTTAACGGGTATTTGGATCCAACAAACTAGCCAAAACTTCCTTGAGTGTACTTTTCACGTCACTGATTTTTCTTTGCTGTATCAATTGCCCAAAACTGCTGTAAGTTTTGACGTGGTGGAGACTTGTTATTTTTGGTCAAAAAGCCTTGTAATAATTGCTGCTTGTAGATTCGGGCTTGTGAAGTTATTGATATTGGTGACATATTATTGGTGTTTTTCTTCTATTTGCAATCTATAATTCTGCCTTACACTCGTTTATTTTGTTCCGCTGAGTGTGTATGTGTTTATGAATATTGTTCAATTTCTTGGGAGTAAACAAATAGTTAGGCATGCGGCAGGTCCAGGCCCGACCCAGCCTAACACCACAAGTGTGCCTTGATTCACCACTTTATGAAATGATGTTGTGAATGGGCTATGATATTTGGTGAAGAACAATCACAAAGTCACAAACAAATGCAAAGAAAACAACCAAAAACAGAGCAACAACCACAATGAACAACAACACAAgatatatgaggtatctaaggatACCTCCCTGTCAAAACAAGgattactttcattaatatattcaacaatacattaaaaATAACACACACAAGTTTTAAGAACAACCTCTCAAAGCAAAAGACCTCACCTTTAATGGTGGTTTCACTCAAACACTCTAATGCAATTAAGAACTCTCTTGGTTGTGAACCCTAGTTGCTTTTAGTGTATTAGCCTTGCTCACTTATCTAATAATGCTTTAAGACTCCTATATAGTCATACAACATATTAGAGAATCCTAGGACAAATGGCTAAAAAGCCCACAAACATTTCGGCATAAAACGGAAACTGACGTATTTCGCAAGCTGCATGACACTCACATCTTCACTCTCGAGAGTGCAAGATAAGATATGGGCAACCAAGTGATCAAACTCATCACCAAAGTCATGGAAATTAGCTCCTGATTCAATATAAGAGATTATCACATTCATGTTATTATGTGAGATTGATAGTGGGCATAGCCCATAACTTTTGTATTAGAGAATAAATATATGCACAGAAGTTTACTCCTTAAAACctgatatattaatatatttcttaTTACAGTATCCCATTTTATGTCAGAAAGCATAAAACGCAAACTATCGAACTTATTAGagcataataatttataataacataataaaCACCATTTATACAATAAAACGGCTCAATTTATGTCTCAAAACGACTCTTAATATTTACATTAATACGTGCTACTATTCTGCATTCTGTATTTGTATTATCACAATTTCATTTAGACATGCTTGCTCAGCTCTCACGATCCCTTTAGAGCCTGCATTATATTTTCATGAAAGAAAGTggaataatatttattaattaagaaataagaataaatttaaatttgatatatatcTTTAATGTGGGAGCCTttgattgtatatatatatatatgtaatgtatGTATCACATTCAAATAACGCGGGGAACTAGTAgtatatattactccctccgtccccAATTCGACCACAGCGTTACAGGGCTTGCTCATGTCAGTCCCAATCCCGGCATTGACATGGACGACCTCTGGTATTTACCAATGCAAtgtgttgtgcgacagcggaagcaaagatcgaaaaacaataatgaaacaataaagattcaaacaaacaataaagaaaatcacactgagaaattaacgtggttcactatcaacgtgatagctacatccaccggcaccgagaataaactttttactataAACTaagagattacaagatgaacacgagaaaccacaacaatggctctccaagcttttttgctcttagttttcctcactttgtgttttgcattgcatcCTCTCTAATTCTAACtacatggggcctttatatagtatacctcataataaaaagaaattagggttaagaaaatacaaaaaccGTCAAAGACTAAGAGTAATCGGCCAAAAAAGTGTCAAGAAACCGTCATTACGTGAGCCGTGTAAAACTACGCAAGCCGCAAAATGAAGACAGAACGCACTCCGTGCCCCGCGGATGTCCCACTGTTCGagtcactatatttcaacaatctccaccttgacgagaacACGTAGTCAACCACTGCCTCATCAAACCATAGTGAAGCAAAACCATTCTCAAGCCAAACCCGATGCAAAGCTCAAGCATAAGCCATACATTCcgacaagtctccaaccaagacccatcccgataagtcttcaactaagacccatcacatactcGTTTCCAAGTAAAACAACTCATAACGCTCAACTAGCATCACAAGttcactcataatgctccatcTGCATCACGAGTACAcgaggcaagctccaccttgagGTTGTGCACACCTCCACCTGTGAGCTCCCTCATaccgcccctaagggcctatGCTAATGAATCCAGCATAATAAAGAATCTACTTGGACTGTCAGACCATTCTACCTTCTTTACCTCTATCTTCATGTACATGCATTCCGAATGAAATATGACCACACTGTGCTTCTCCCGAACATCAAGTACCTGATCACTAAACACACAATCGTAGAACACAAAAGCCAACCAAGATTGATCACAAAGAACCATCACCGAGATCAAGACATAATCAAACTCAGCGAACACAACCCAAGCTTCAACCGATGTAACAAAGCACTTAATATCATTCCCGTACATAAGAAACACAACAGCTGATCCAAGCAAACCGTAGAGAGAACATATCTCTACCTGCCAGTGCCCCCACCCAGGTTGAGTCACAAACCTACAAATGACACTTTTGGCATGCGCAAAACAAGTACACATCACAGCATACTTCAAACACCAAACCATTACTCTAGACATGTAGACCGACTTAGCCTCAAAATGAGCTGATGTAATTGAGCTAAGTAACACTACCAGTCCATACAACAGTTTCCACACTCTGCTCATACGTAAATTCATAGCAAGCCACTGCGCCCGCTCACTATACTCTACTACGTGCTCATAAGTTAGTGGTCCAAGTGACTCCACAAAATTGGCTACCAACCTTGCCAATCCCACAAGGTTCAATGCATAACCTACCACACTTATAGCAACCAAAAACAACACTCCATACAGCCAACCTATTAGACTTCTCGATAACACATATAGGCTGTTCTGGAAACCCTTTAGATCGGCGGAATATTCCCTGTACTGACTCCTTTAAACTATCCACAGAGATAAAGATAGCACCAGAAATCACAGTCAGAGAGATACTTGGGGTAGCATCAACACCATCAATCTGGGGTCGAACAGAAATGGATGAGGAGTTGACCTCATACTCCACCTCAAAATCGGTACCACTATCACCATAACCAACTGCTGCAAAATACACAACAACACACCAAAGCCCTAACAAGACTCCAAATATGAAATAGCACGATACCTTACTGAGCCACACCACACACATACTGGGCACCTCTAATCACGTGTGTAAATCGATCGAACAAACTAATCCAGTATCTACTCAACAACCAAGTACCAGAGAGCATACATAAGACTCTCCCTAACAAGGTCCAATTTGCTATTCCTGTAACACCGTCCTGCAATGGTGTTATCCCATAGGTATGATGCCACAAAATACCTAAAACACAAAACATAACAAATCCACAAAACGAACTATTCAAATGTAGCCAACTAACcatcttaccatacaagtgatcatgagtttcaatGCTAAGCTCACACCCGTGTTTAAACCCAAACCCCAATGCTTGCCTTCCTCAAGGTACGCATCCTTGACACATGTAAGACGATTCTCAATGAACAATTCCAGCCTTCTACTTTCACCTATATGACCATGCCTATCATAAATCGTCATCTCCTGGTGAGAAGTAGAAGCACTAACAGCAGAATTAGGCAGCATAACACCCTGAAAGACATACAGGGATTTCTCCTTGACACCCTTAAGTATCAAATCCGAATCCTTAAGACACTCACTTCCCCATTGCTAAACTCACCCTAGAGCCCCAAATCATCTAAGGTCCCAAGCGATATCAAGTTTTTCTCCAAAGCAGGAACATGCCTCACCTTAGTCAAAGTAACCCTTCTCCCATCACTAGTTCGAAGTCTCATGGAACCAATACCTACTACTTCACATGGAGTACCGTTAGCAATCGTAACTGAAGCCCTAAAACAAGACTCATAAGAATCAAACCAATATAGACGAGGACTCATATGGAATGAACTACCAGAATCAAGAATCCAGCTATCAACCAAATCACTAGACTCCACACAACTAATCAATGCTAAATCTTCCTCCGAATCATAGCTCTTGTTCTGTTTACTTTCGACTACTGTGACCTGtggtttattatttaattttgggCATTTAGACCTAAAATGTCCTGGTTCCTGACAgtgataacatattatggtcTTAGTGTTGCTAGACACATCTCTACTAGTGCAAGTATCAGACCTAGCACCGTTACTATTGTTAGACCCCTTTTTCTTTCTAGAATTTCTTCCCGACCTTACAACTAACCCACTGCcataattttcattatcacctatcgccttttgacgcaactccctagtataaagtgctgccttcacttcttctagggtCAACGAGTCTTTGCCAACCACAAAAGACTCCACAAAGTTCTCATAACTATTCGATAGAGAAACAAGCACTATTAACGCtacatcctcatcatctatcttaacTTCTAAATTATGCAAATCtattaaaatagaattaagattttctagATGATCCCTTAATGGCGTACCTGACTGCATCTTGAGGCTAAACAACCGCTATTTCAATAGTAATTTGTTGGTTAAAGATTTTGTCATGTATAGtgactccaattttaaccataacTCTGCGGCCGTCTCTTGATCAGCAgcctccgtgatgatatgatcatcaagacttagtaagatggtagaatgagccttctCTTCCATCACTACTAACAGTTCATCAGTCCATCCGTCTCCAGATCCCGACGTAGATGCCGCACTCTTTGGGATCAACAGACGTCAAATCTGCAACTGCTTTAATAACGCCTTCATCTTAATCTGCCATAGCCCAAAGCTATTCTTTCCATTAAATTTCTCAAtccttattatatatatatatatatatatatatatatatatatatatatataaataatatatacacatatatatatatatatatatatatatatatatatatataatatatatatacatataatatatatatatatatatatatatatatatatatatatatatatatatatacacacacatatatatatacacacacatatatatatatatgcatatatatatatatatatatatatatatatatatatatatatatatatatatatatatatatatgtatgtatgtatgtatgtatgtatgtatgtatgtatgtatgtatatatatatatatatatatatatatatatatatatatatatatatatatatatatatatatatatatatatatatatatatatatatatatatatatacatacatacatacatatatacatatatatatatatatatatatatatatatatatatatatatatatatatatatatatatatatatatgtatacatatatatatatacatatatatgtatatatatatatatatatatatatgtatatatatatatatgtatatatatatatatatatatgtatatatatatatatatgtatatatatatatatatatatgtatatatatatatatatgtatatatatatatatatgtatatatatatatatatgtatatatatgtatatatatatatatatgtatatatatatatatatgtatatatatatatatatatgtatatatatatgtatatatatatatatatatacatatatatatatatatatacatatatatatatatacacacacacacattggGGTTGATTGGATAAGTTAGCAGTTCGAAAATTTGTGGAGTTTGGCGAGAGCAAGATGAGGCTGAGGCGGCCTTGATAGTATATCGTCTCATAGTTTTGGAGAACCAAATAGAGGTTTGATAGTGGTAACCCCAGTATCCAAgctaatcaaaattcaaaagccACGTTAGCCATCAACGATAAACCGCCGCAATTAAATGTATAATACTCATATAAATTATCACATTCCCAATCACTTTCATTTCACGGGTCTAAAGAAACGTAGACACAACCAAAAATGACAATAATCCATGCTTTAAGGAGAATTAATAAATTTTCCACAAAATCTGGTCCCTACTCGATCCCTACTCCCTCCTGCAGTAACTACGCCCAACACTTTCCCCTGTCTCTAACATCCCATTATTCAATCAATCATCAATCTACCAATAAAGTTTTACATATTGAATCAGTGTATAATCATGCTTTAACTTGAACAAAAAAGTTGGTTATTTGATGCTTCTTCTTTCCCAATGCTTAATCATTATCTCATTCTGCTGCTTTTCAACTTCTTCTGTACTTCTCAAGCAACAGGTGAATGTGAACTTTTTAACTGCTTATACCTTCATCTTTGTATAACTTGGGTGAAATCTGATGTTGTTTTGTAATGACATGCATTTTTATGCTGTaaagtttgtttctttttgcaGTTTTTGCTGTTCTAATGTATGCtggattgttttttttttttttttgcctcttTCTTTGGTGGGTATTTTGTGTTTGGTTGGGTGATATTGTTATGTTGCAATTCAGTTAATTTGGTTGGTGGGTTCTTTTCAAATATAAATGAAGAGTATTGTAGATCGAAAAGTTTGCTAATAAATTGGAATTTGTTAAAATTTGTTTCATTTTACCAAAGTTGGTTTAGTTAGTGGTTAGGTTTTCGAATTTTTAAACTTGGGAGCAGAAATGATGCTGGTTGCATAAGTTTGTGTTCCATTAGGTGCAACTGTGCAAGTCTTATGCAAAGATACCTTGTGTTCATTGGATGTATTACCGTTGTTATTACTGACTTACACTTGATGTAGCAGAATCCAGTTCGACATTATATGAGTACTTATGAAACCTGGAAATTTTCCATTCCGTCCAGATGGTAGTGCAATGTTGTTTTGTTGTACCATTGGGTGAACATAGGATCTAATGATGGCATGGGACTAGATGAAGAGCTAGAATTGTATATGTAGGAGCACATATGATCCATAGGTTTTTGCAACCGCATTGGTTATTAGAGTTTTTGGCATTACTGATTGATAGATTATTGAAACCCAACACATTATTTAGTTTTGAGGAACATTTTCTTGAATGTCAGGGCGTCCATATGCTTTGCGGATAAGCTGTGGATCAAGGACGGACATACGTAGTGCACCAACCAATACATTGTGGCATAAGGATTTTGCATATACAGGAGGAATACCTGCCAAAGCTAGACGTCCTAGTTATCTTACCCCTCCACTATATACCCTCCGTTATTTCCCATTATCTGAGGGTCCAGAAAACTGTTACAACATTAAACGTGTGCCTACTGGACATCATGCTGTGAGAATATTTTATGGTCTGGTAGAAGATTCAAACTTTGACGATGAGCCTCTATTTGATATTTCTATAGAAGGCACGTTGGTGGATTCTTTAAGTGCTGGATGGAGTAATCGAGATGACCAAGTGTTTACAGAAACCTTTATCTTTCTTACTGATGGTTCTATATCCCTTTGCTTCCACAGCACAGGTCATGGTAATCCAGCAATTCTTTCTATCGAAATTCAACAGGTTAATGACAAGGCGTACTATTTTGGGCCACAATTTGGGAAAGGATCAATGCTAAAAACAGTTAATAGGCTTAGCTGTGGCCAAGGGAGGCCAAAGTTCGGTGAAGATTATGGGGGTAACGCATGGGGTGGGGATAGGTTTTGGAATTCACTGCGAACTCTACGTCAAAGTGCAGATAAACCTATTTCTACTGAAAGTCCTATCAAGCTAAGTTCGATTGCTCCAAATTTCAATCCACAAGGTGTTTACCAATCAGCCTTAGTTAGCACAGATGTTGCACCTGAGCTAACGTTTATCATGGATGTGGAACCTAATAGTAACTACTCGATTTGGTTACATTTTGCTGAGATAGAGACTTCCATCACCAAAGCAGGGCAAAGGGTATTTGACATCTTGATAAATGGTGATATTAGATTTAAAGCTGTTGATGTTGTTAACATGACCGGGGATGTGAAAACTGCTCTAGTATTAAATACAACTGTTGCTGTTGATGGTCGGACTTTGACTATCTATTTGAAGCCTGTCAGTGGAAGTCTTGCTACAATCAGTGCCATCGAAGTCTTAAAAGTTATTACAGCTGAGGCCAAAACTTCAACTGTCGAAGGTACATATCTCATCATGTCAAATGGCTTCTTTCCaagattttgttgttgtttatctGTGTTTGAGAGTGATGTTTGATGATCTTATGGTAGGTGATATTCCCATTTAGCACTTACAACAAAAGTAACCCAATGATCTTTTCGTTGTCTTCTAATGCTCAGCTGCTCTTTTTTTAGGCCAAACAGTGTTTGCTGCTGGAACTGCTACACATATCTAGTTCTTATGTTTGCTGCTGACAAGAAATATTCGTTATTCAAGCATAGTTCATTGATTTACACATGACTATAGATAGGTGCAATTAGTGGATTAAGATACATTGAATTTCGGTGGTTATTATTTGAACCAAGACGTGTCAAGGacaaatttgttttttaacaATCATCTGTTTTGCAAAATTCTTGCATGTATAAAATATTCACTGCCTATATGAGAAGTTATACAAGTCTGTAAGTGGGATTTAACTTTTTGCTAGATTTTCGCTTAGGCGCTTCTGACTATATGCATCCATAAAATTCCCCACTCTGTTATAAgttaacacacacacacatacacggTCCTATCTAAGTGTATGAAATCTATAACTTCTCTCACTGCATGACACATAAACTCAAGCATTTGtgtctttcattttaaaaccaATGGGCTATGGCAGACCCTAGACTTAACGCTAAAATAGTAAGCACTTTTAAAAAGCAGTGCTTCAGTGTCCATGTTTCATATTTTTGCAGAATTATAGTTTAATGAATACCAGACATTATAGTTTAATAAATACTGATGTAGACATCTTATAATTGTACTTTAGTTACTGCTTTGCAGTTGCTTAAAAAGGCACTGCAACTTCCTGATCGTCTTGGGTGGAACGGTGATCCATGTAGTCCGCAACAACATCCATGGAATGGAGCAGATTGTCGTTATGATAGTACCAAAGGAAGTTGGTACATTGGTGGACTGTAAGTTCCTTGCCCATTTGAATGTTCTCACCTTGCTATGTTTGCCATCAGGCATGACATTTCAGCTTAATTGGTTGTCTGTCACCAAGAAACTGCTAATCCTGTTTTGCAATTATTTCTTTTGGGACATTAGCAAtggattcatataatttattatgcAAAAGTAGTTCCTACCATGTATTGGAATTTCATTGATGTTTATCCTTAGAAAGTTTACATCCAATTCTACAATCATAGTGGCATTTGATAAAAATGCACCTAGTTTTACTTTTTATAACCAAGTCTCCTTGTATAACCTCTCCACTTATGCACCCAAGATGAATAACTCCATTTGTCCTACCACAACAGAAGAGTCAATTATTACATCAATCAAACTAATGTCTGTCATTGTAATTCAATTAATTCTtgatacatatatttatattgaatGCTACCCCTCTATCTCCTATGGATCTTTGATTTATTCCGCTTTTAGTCTCCACTCTTTCAAATGTTTAATCTTTTCTATCTCCACTTTCTCTCTTGTTGAATATTTATCTGCAGCATTATACTGAATTATTTGTTCTCGAGTGATGAATTTCTCTTCTCTGTATTCTCAGAGGTCTTGACAATCAGGGTTTGCATGGTTTCCTCCCTCGAGATATATCAAAGTTGAGTCATCTACAGAGCATGTAAGTTGCTGGATACGGCTGTATCATGTCCTTCTGTAGTTCTGCTTACAGTTGAGGAATCACCTTGTTTTGAAGTCACTAGTTGCAGTATTCGTTTGTGCATGATTTGAAACGCTGGTTCTTGAGGCAATTTATACCTTATAAATTATGCATAAAGcaactcttttcttttttttttttttgcttcattGACATATAATGATATAATGTTGACTAATACGTGCAAAATGTTGTTTGAGCGGtgccttaaaatttttttttgcagaAACCTTAGTGGAAACAGCATTCGTGGGACCATCCCTCCAATCCTGGGGACTATTTCAACCTTGGAGATTTTGTAAGTGTGCTGCAAGTCTGCTAATTTACATTCCGTTTGTACTGCCCTCAATGTCAGATATTGGTCTGGTGTATG
This genomic stretch from Amaranthus tricolor cultivar Red isolate AtriRed21 chromosome 9, ASM2621246v1, whole genome shotgun sequence harbors:
- the LOC130823852 gene encoding receptor-like protein 4 isoform X1 — translated: MLNHYLILLLFNFFCTSQATGRPYALRISCGSRTDIRSAPTNTLWHKDFAYTGGIPAKARRPSYLTPPLYTLRYFPLSEGPENCYNIKRVPTGHHAVRIFYGLVEDSNFDDEPLFDISIEGTLVDSLSAGWSNRDDQVFTETFIFLTDGSISLCFHSTGHGNPAILSIEIQQVNDKAYYFGPQFGKGSMLKTVNRLSCGQGRPKFGEDYGGNAWGGDRFWNSLRTLRQSADKPISTESPIKLSSIAPNFNPQGVYQSALVSTDVAPELTFIMDVEPNSNYSIWLHFAEIETSITKAGQRVFDILINGDIRFKAVDVVNMTGDVKTALVLNTTVAVDGRTLTIYLKPVSGSLATISAIEVLKVITAEAKTSTVEVTALQLLKKALQLPDRLGWNGDPCSPQQHPWNGADCRYDSTKGSWYIGGLGLDNQGLHGFLPRDISKLSHLQSINLSGNSIRGTIPPILGTISTLEILDLSYNFLNGSIPETLGDLHSLQILNLNGNKLSGRVPAALGGKLLHRASFNFTDNAGLCGIPGLRTCGPHLSAGAKVGVGLGVCLALLLFVGCLIVWRKRRQNILRVQKLAAREAPYAKKRTQFSHDVQMTIHRTASENGPILLS
- the LOC130823852 gene encoding receptor-like protein 4 isoform X2: MSGRPYALRISCGSRTDIRSAPTNTLWHKDFAYTGGIPAKARRPSYLTPPLYTLRYFPLSEGPENCYNIKRVPTGHHAVRIFYGLVEDSNFDDEPLFDISIEGTLVDSLSAGWSNRDDQVFTETFIFLTDGSISLCFHSTGHGNPAILSIEIQQVNDKAYYFGPQFGKGSMLKTVNRLSCGQGRPKFGEDYGGNAWGGDRFWNSLRTLRQSADKPISTESPIKLSSIAPNFNPQGVYQSALVSTDVAPELTFIMDVEPNSNYSIWLHFAEIETSITKAGQRVFDILINGDIRFKAVDVVNMTGDVKTALVLNTTVAVDGRTLTIYLKPVSGSLATISAIEVLKVITAEAKTSTVEVTALQLLKKALQLPDRLGWNGDPCSPQQHPWNGADCRYDSTKGSWYIGGLGLDNQGLHGFLPRDISKLSHLQSINLSGNSIRGTIPPILGTISTLEILDLSYNFLNGSIPETLGDLHSLQILNLNGNKLSGRVPAALGGKLLHRASFNFTDNAGLCGIPGLRTCGPHLSAGAKVGVGLGVCLALLLFVGCLIVWRKRRQNILRVQKLAAREAPYAKKRTQFSHDVQMTIHRTASENGPILLS